One genomic region from Granulicatella adiacens ATCC 49175 encodes:
- the cysS gene encoding cysteine--tRNA ligase has protein sequence MIQIYNTLTRQKEAFKPIEEGKVRMYVCGPTVYNYIHIGNARSTVSFDTIRRYFEYRGYDVNFVSNFTDVDDKIIRVANETGMTAEEVSKKYIEAFFEDTNALNVKKATLNPTVMNTMDDIIAFVADLIDKGMAYESEGDVYFITEKFEGYGKLSDQRIEDLQMGASNRTASEDDAKKRNPLDFALWKNAKPNEISWNSPWGKGRPGWHIECSVMATKHLGDTIDIHGGGQDLAFPHHENEIAQSESKTGKKFANYWMHNAFVTMGEEKMSKSLGNFVLVHDLIQQLDPQVLRFFLASAHYRRPLKFSEAALQEAAVNLEKVQTTFKNARYRLETAVDALPEDAERLAKFAAIEADFQKEMDDDFNAANGMTVLYQWLKEWNVYLEQEVVSKAVLEALLEKAAVLFGIFGIVEKQEALLDDDIQALIEERLEARKAKNFARSDEIRDLLKEQGIVLEDTPQGTRWRREA, from the coding sequence ATGATTCAAATCTACAATACTTTAACAAGACAAAAAGAAGCATTCAAACCGATTGAAGAAGGCAAAGTACGTATGTACGTGTGCGGTCCAACGGTTTATAACTATATTCATATCGGGAATGCTCGTAGTACGGTTTCCTTTGATACGATTCGTCGCTACTTTGAATACCGCGGTTATGACGTGAATTTCGTTTCGAATTTTACGGATGTGGACGATAAAATCATTCGAGTGGCCAATGAGACAGGCATGACAGCTGAAGAAGTCTCAAAGAAATATATTGAAGCATTCTTTGAAGATACAAACGCGCTAAACGTGAAGAAGGCGACTTTAAATCCAACGGTTATGAATACCATGGATGATATTATTGCCTTTGTAGCAGATTTAATCGATAAAGGAATGGCCTACGAATCAGAAGGTGATGTGTATTTCATTACTGAAAAGTTTGAAGGTTATGGAAAACTCAGCGACCAACGCATCGAAGACTTACAGATGGGGGCAAGTAATCGTACCGCCTCTGAAGATGATGCGAAGAAACGCAATCCACTAGACTTTGCATTATGGAAGAACGCAAAACCGAATGAAATTAGCTGGAACTCTCCATGGGGAAAGGGCCGTCCAGGATGGCATATTGAATGCTCTGTAATGGCGACAAAACACCTAGGGGATACGATCGACATTCACGGTGGCGGACAAGACTTAGCGTTCCCTCACCACGAAAACGAAATCGCGCAAAGTGAATCCAAAACAGGGAAAAAATTTGCGAACTACTGGATGCACAATGCATTTGTGACGATGGGCGAGGAGAAAATGAGTAAATCTCTAGGAAACTTCGTACTCGTTCACGACTTAATCCAACAACTCGACCCACAAGTGCTCCGTTTCTTCTTAGCAAGTGCGCACTACCGTCGTCCATTGAAATTTAGTGAAGCGGCTCTTCAAGAAGCAGCCGTGAACCTTGAAAAAGTACAAACGACTTTCAAAAATGCTCGCTACCGCCTAGAAACAGCCGTAGATGCATTGCCAGAAGATGCAGAACGTTTGGCAAAATTTGCAGCGATTGAAGCAGATTTCCAAAAAGAAATGGATGATGACTTCAATGCGGCAAACGGCATGACGGTGCTATATCAATGGTTGAAAGAATGGAATGTGTACTTAGAACAAGAAGTGGTTTCTAAAGCAGTACTCGAAGCACTCCTTGAAAAAGCAGCGGTTCTATTTGGAATCTTCGGTATCGTGGAAAAACAAGAAGCACTGCTCGATGATGATATTCAAGCATTAATCGAGGAACGTCTTGAAGCGCGTAAGGCGAAGAACTTTGCTCGCAGTGACGAGATTCGTGATTTATTAAAAGAACAAGGGATTGTATTAGAAGACACTCCACAAGGAACAAGATGGAGAAGAGAAGCATGA